The following coding sequences lie in one Natrarchaeobius halalkaliphilus genomic window:
- the mutS gene encoding DNA mismatch repair protein MutS, translated as MDPALGPPEEMAEKRDELTPMMRQYHDLCARYDDALVLFQVGDFYETFCGGAEWTARLLEIALTSREDSTGEYPMSGIPIDNAESYIETLLEAGYRVAVADQVEEPGESPGVVERAVTRVITPGTLTEDELLASDDNNFVAAVARGDGGGARSGGEGAQDRENATTSANAADGEDVAETLALALLDVSTGDFLATSSNSSETIADEISRFDPAEAVVGPFASEDVLPDDCMVTPFDPDAFELARGTDLLSSYFGDPDALLAADAEIRACGALLAYAEYVRGGEHEGERGETERETADDDREGFAAVDDPQRTRLEYLTHLTRYDPREYLLLDAVALRSLELFEPRAVRGHEDATLAGVVDETASALGGRKLRDWLRRPLLDPDRIESRLDAVEELTGDVQTRESVHDLLRDVYDLERLIGRISRERANARDLRSLRDTLAVIPTLREHLDDCECERLERLFDQLDPLSDVRTLVDDAIVDDPPIEITEGGIIAKDYDGRLDDLRSSARDGKQWIDDLQERERERTGIDSLKVDYNSVHGYYLEVTNPNLESVPENYERRQTLKNAERFVTPELKDREDRIVSAEERADEREYDIFCAVRREIATEVERVQRLAEAVATLDALVSLSTVAAQYDYCRPEIDGCTGGMDGGGEGEPGLEIEIEGGRHPVVERTQESFVPNDVHLSRDQRLAVITGPNMSGKSTYMRQIAQIVLLAQVGSFVPANSARLTPVEQIFTRVGASDDIAGGRSTFMVEMDELATILREADDRSLVLLDEVGRGTSTADGLALARAITEHVHDVVGATTLFATHHHALTELADDLEAAFTLHFEVGQDDGDVVFRHEVAPGAATGSYGVEVATAAGVPGDVVDRARELAAETDGDELEAEGTLGDERAVDRRVPDGSTATATADGGDVPVDVAAELRSLDLAHLTPVEALTELDRLKRLLEE; from the coding sequence ATGGATCCGGCGCTTGGCCCTCCCGAAGAGATGGCCGAGAAACGCGACGAGCTGACGCCCATGATGCGTCAATACCACGATCTCTGTGCGCGCTACGACGACGCGCTCGTCCTCTTTCAGGTCGGGGACTTCTATGAGACCTTCTGTGGTGGCGCCGAATGGACGGCGCGGCTACTCGAGATCGCACTCACCAGTCGCGAGGACAGCACGGGAGAGTATCCGATGTCCGGCATTCCCATCGACAACGCCGAATCGTACATCGAAACGCTTCTCGAGGCGGGCTATCGCGTGGCCGTTGCCGATCAGGTCGAAGAGCCAGGCGAGTCGCCCGGCGTCGTCGAACGAGCGGTGACTCGCGTCATCACGCCGGGGACGCTTACCGAGGACGAACTGCTCGCGAGCGACGACAACAACTTCGTCGCCGCGGTCGCACGCGGCGATGGCGGCGGGGCTCGATCGGGAGGTGAAGGCGCCCAAGATCGGGAAAACGCGACGACCAGCGCGAATGCCGCGGACGGCGAAGACGTGGCTGAGACACTCGCACTCGCTCTCCTCGACGTCTCGACCGGCGATTTCCTCGCGACGAGTTCGAACTCGAGCGAGACGATCGCTGACGAGATCAGCCGGTTCGATCCCGCGGAGGCCGTCGTCGGTCCGTTCGCATCCGAGGACGTCCTTCCCGACGACTGTATGGTGACGCCGTTCGATCCCGACGCGTTCGAACTCGCTCGCGGGACGGACCTGCTGTCGTCGTACTTCGGAGACCCCGATGCGCTGCTCGCTGCTGACGCCGAGATACGAGCCTGCGGTGCCTTGCTGGCGTACGCAGAGTACGTTCGCGGCGGCGAACACGAGGGCGAACGGGGGGAAACCGAACGCGAAACCGCTGACGACGACCGGGAGGGGTTCGCTGCGGTCGACGATCCACAGCGAACCCGCCTCGAGTATCTCACCCACCTCACCCGATACGATCCCCGCGAGTACCTGCTGCTCGACGCCGTTGCACTGCGAAGCCTCGAGCTGTTCGAGCCGCGGGCCGTCCGCGGTCACGAGGACGCGACGCTCGCCGGCGTCGTAGACGAGACTGCAAGCGCCCTCGGCGGTCGGAAACTTCGAGACTGGCTTCGACGGCCGCTGCTCGATCCCGATCGAATCGAGTCGCGACTCGACGCCGTGGAGGAGCTGACCGGTGACGTCCAGACCCGCGAGTCCGTACACGACCTCCTTCGAGACGTCTACGACCTCGAGCGCCTCATCGGGCGGATCTCGCGAGAACGCGCGAACGCTCGGGATCTCCGATCCCTTCGCGACACTCTCGCGGTGATTCCGACACTTCGCGAGCACCTCGACGACTGTGAGTGCGAGCGACTCGAGCGACTTTTCGACCAGCTCGACCCTCTCTCGGACGTCCGGACGCTCGTCGACGACGCCATCGTCGACGATCCGCCGATCGAGATCACGGAGGGTGGAATCATCGCGAAGGACTACGACGGGCGGCTCGACGATCTGCGTTCGAGCGCACGCGACGGGAAGCAATGGATCGACGACCTACAGGAGCGAGAGCGAGAGCGGACCGGCATCGACTCGCTCAAGGTCGACTACAACTCGGTCCACGGCTACTATCTCGAGGTGACGAATCCGAACCTCGAATCGGTCCCGGAGAACTACGAGCGCCGTCAGACGCTAAAGAACGCAGAACGGTTCGTCACGCCGGAACTCAAAGATCGCGAGGATCGGATCGTCAGCGCCGAGGAGCGAGCGGACGAGCGCGAGTACGATATCTTCTGTGCGGTTCGTCGCGAGATCGCAACCGAAGTCGAGCGGGTTCAGCGACTCGCGGAGGCAGTTGCGACCCTCGACGCGCTGGTCTCGCTTTCGACGGTCGCCGCTCAGTACGACTACTGTCGACCCGAGATCGACGGGTGCACCGGCGGGATGGACGGCGGCGGCGAAGGGGAACCCGGTCTCGAGATCGAGATCGAGGGCGGTCGCCATCCGGTCGTCGAGCGGACCCAGGAGTCGTTCGTTCCAAACGACGTACACCTGTCCAGAGATCAGCGGTTGGCGGTGATAACTGGGCCGAATATGTCGGGGAAGTCGACGTACATGCGACAGATCGCCCAGATCGTACTGCTGGCACAGGTCGGGAGCTTCGTCCCCGCGAACTCAGCCCGACTCACTCCGGTCGAGCAGATCTTCACGCGCGTCGGCGCGAGCGACGACATCGCGGGCGGACGTTCAACGTTCATGGTCGAGATGGACGAACTGGCGACGATCCTCCGCGAGGCCGACGACCGCTCGCTCGTTTTGCTCGACGAGGTCGGCCGGGGAACGTCGACCGCGGACGGCCTCGCACTCGCGCGAGCGATCACCGAACACGTCCACGACGTGGTCGGCGCGACGACCCTATTTGCGACCCATCACCACGCTCTAACCGAACTCGCGGACGATCTCGAGGCCGCGTTCACACTCCACTTCGAGGTCGGTCAGGACGACGGCGACGTCGTCTTCCGCCACGAAGTCGCTCCCGGTGCGGCGACGGGGTCCTACGGCGTCGAGGTCGCGACAGCGGCTGGCGTTCCCGGGGACGTCGTCGACCGCGCTCGAGAGCTGGCCGCCGAGACCGACGGCGACGAACTCGAGGCGGAGGGAACGCTCGGAGACGAGCGGGCGGTCGATAGGCGAGTACCGGACGGTTCGACGGCGACCGCAACCGCGGATGGCGGGGACGTCCCCGTCGACGTCGCCGCCGAACTCCGGTCGCTCGATCTCGCCCACCTCACCCCCGTCGAAGCGCTGACGGAACTCGATCGACTAAAGCGACTGCTCGAGGAGTAG
- a CDS encoding GNAT family N-acetyltransferase, with the protein MEYELLGWPPDGPTLRLDYERFSYAGKFVMSNTGKAVARTEDDEASERLDLNGDTDGERDHDVGRIVAAAAFNEDRTDDETLWIRYVTVDRAHRGDGIGPKLLSLVRERALKRGYDRLRIAVNNPFAYEALYRTGFVYTGETTGIAELLLEYPSPLELDERSGDGVADSQSRHKDVRFERYQAGLEEFRERDLSEAEERFLEDRRERTPPNPRASR; encoded by the coding sequence GTGGAGTACGAACTGCTCGGCTGGCCGCCAGACGGACCGACGCTTCGACTCGATTACGAGCGGTTCAGTTATGCGGGCAAATTCGTCATGTCGAACACCGGCAAAGCAGTCGCCCGAACCGAAGACGACGAGGCGAGCGAACGACTCGATCTGAACGGCGATACCGACGGTGAACGCGACCACGATGTCGGACGGATCGTCGCCGCCGCGGCGTTCAACGAGGACCGCACCGACGACGAAACGTTGTGGATTCGGTACGTCACGGTCGACCGCGCACACCGCGGCGATGGTATCGGTCCGAAACTCCTCTCCCTCGTGCGCGAGCGCGCCCTGAAACGCGGCTACGATCGCCTCCGAATCGCCGTCAATAATCCGTTCGCCTACGAAGCACTCTATCGGACCGGATTCGTGTACACCGGCGAGACGACGGGTATCGCTGAACTCCTCCTCGAGTATCCGTCGCCGCTCGAACTCGACGAGCGAAGTGGCGACGGGGTAGCCGATTCACAGAGCCGCCACAAAGACGTCCGCTTCGAACGCTACCAGGCCGGCCTCGAGGAATTTCGCGAACGCGATCTCTCCGAGGCCGAAGAACGATTTCTCGAGGACCGGCGAGAGCGGACACCGCCGAATCCGAGAGCCAGTCGATAA
- a CDS encoding sensor histidine kinase has translation MGALSMLLVGVHGYRLVVVESASTVAFLFRDVGPLLVSLLVAIAIYWLTTRNLGSNAACWICAWFVAGMTTFGGIGFLIVFTQQSGGVALNLPYYLVVNSATAGVGIGLLVGLYDVRSKERDRILLGLHDATQNLIEARSKRDACQVSVDAAQVILQLSLTGIWLRNDTQLAPAAMSETALETFEHPPTFDSGESLAWNAFEKGTPELFEDIENHEDAHNPETPVEAEYIVPIGKHGVMISGTLSEGGFSSLQLELARVIAAHTELVLDRLERTERLRVREAELKQQNERLERFASVASHDLRNPINVMSGYLTLAEETGSEEHFDEIRTALDRMETLVDDLLALAESGKPIRETTPASLKSVVEGARNGVALEGIRVEIDPDLGVVEADESRLRQLFENLFRNVQDHASGADTIRVTAIDDGVAVEDNGPGIPPAERDRIFEYGYTSAQSGTGLGLSIVQEVVAGHGWNISVHESADGGARFEIRGIDDQWSKQDLEERFLESDRHTRHEDVGSHDRH, from the coding sequence ATGGGAGCGCTGTCGATGCTTCTCGTCGGCGTTCACGGTTATCGGCTCGTCGTCGTCGAGAGCGCGTCGACAGTTGCGTTTTTGTTTCGAGATGTGGGACCGCTTTTGGTTTCCCTCCTCGTCGCCATTGCGATTTACTGGCTCACGACCCGGAACCTCGGTTCGAACGCGGCGTGTTGGATCTGTGCGTGGTTCGTCGCCGGGATGACGACGTTCGGTGGGATCGGATTCCTCATCGTGTTCACTCAGCAATCCGGTGGTGTCGCGTTGAACCTCCCGTACTACCTCGTCGTTAACAGCGCGACGGCCGGTGTCGGAATCGGGTTACTCGTCGGTCTGTACGACGTCCGGAGCAAAGAGCGCGATCGGATCCTCCTCGGACTCCACGATGCGACGCAGAACCTCATCGAGGCGAGATCGAAGAGGGACGCGTGTCAGGTCTCCGTCGATGCGGCACAGGTTATCCTCCAGCTCTCGCTGACGGGGATCTGGCTCCGAAACGATACGCAGTTAGCGCCGGCTGCGATGTCAGAGACCGCCCTCGAGACGTTCGAACATCCACCAACGTTCGACAGCGGTGAGAGCCTCGCCTGGAACGCATTCGAGAAGGGCACCCCCGAACTCTTCGAGGACATCGAAAATCACGAGGACGCACACAACCCCGAGACGCCGGTCGAGGCGGAGTACATCGTCCCGATCGGCAAACACGGGGTGATGATAAGCGGGACGCTCTCCGAAGGCGGATTCAGCTCGTTACAGTTGGAGCTCGCTCGAGTGATCGCCGCCCACACGGAGCTGGTTCTCGATCGCCTCGAGCGAACCGAGCGCTTGCGCGTTCGCGAAGCAGAGCTGAAACAGCAAAACGAGCGACTCGAGCGTTTTGCGAGCGTCGCATCTCATGACCTCCGAAACCCGATCAACGTGATGTCAGGCTACCTCACGCTGGCCGAAGAGACGGGGTCCGAGGAACACTTCGACGAGATCCGAACGGCCCTCGATCGAATGGAAACGCTCGTCGACGATTTACTGGCACTGGCAGAAAGCGGCAAGCCGATCCGGGAGACCACTCCTGCGAGCCTGAAATCCGTCGTCGAGGGGGCTCGAAACGGCGTCGCCCTCGAGGGAATCCGAGTCGAGATCGATCCGGATCTCGGCGTCGTCGAAGCCGACGAGTCGCGACTCAGACAGCTGTTCGAGAACCTATTTAGAAACGTACAAGATCACGCATCAGGTGCGGATACCATCAGAGTCACCGCGATCGACGACGGGGTCGCAGTCGAGGACAACGGGCCGGGGATCCCGCCAGCCGAACGCGACCGGATCTTCGAGTACGGATACACGAGCGCACAGTCCGGGACCGGACTGGGCCTCTCGATCGTCCAGGAGGTCGTCGCCGGACACGGGTGGAACATCTCCGTTCACGAAAGCGCCGACGGCGGCGCACGGTTCGAGATCCGCGGGATCGACGACCAGTGGTCGAAACAGGACCTCGAGGAACGGTTCCTCGAGTCCGATCGTCACACTCGCCACGAGGATGTGGGGAGTCACGATCGTCACTGA
- a CDS encoding prephenate dehydrogenase/arogenate dehydrogenase family protein, giving the protein MDVLIVGAGSMGTWVGRTIDADVTFVDIDADAASDAAAAIGGDADDLDGSTRYEVVCLAVPMTHVTDAVAGQADRAQRALVDVSGVMGPPLESMKAHAPGLERASLHPLFAPERAPGTIAVVRDRSGPVVDELLRRFERRGNDLVETDAIEHDEAMETVQATTHAAVLSFALAAKSVPDGFETPIYEQLRTLAEQMTEGTPRVYADIQETFDGADAVAEAATEIAAADGDELEALYRDAATRWQANDASGGTEDGRKSEARERERADEDGRSGEFE; this is encoded by the coding sequence ATGGACGTACTGATCGTCGGCGCGGGATCGATGGGGACGTGGGTCGGCCGAACCATCGATGCTGACGTCACCTTCGTGGATATCGATGCCGATGCCGCATCGGATGCCGCCGCCGCGATCGGCGGCGACGCCGACGATCTCGACGGATCTACGCGGTACGAGGTCGTCTGCCTCGCCGTTCCGATGACACACGTCACCGACGCGGTCGCCGGTCAGGCCGATCGTGCACAACGAGCGCTCGTCGACGTCTCCGGTGTGATGGGGCCGCCTCTCGAGTCGATGAAAGCTCACGCACCCGGACTCGAGCGAGCGAGCCTTCACCCGCTGTTCGCGCCGGAACGTGCACCCGGCACGATCGCCGTCGTTCGTGACCGATCGGGACCGGTGGTCGACGAACTCCTCAGACGATTCGAGAGGCGCGGAAACGATCTCGTCGAGACCGACGCGATAGAACACGACGAGGCGATGGAGACGGTACAGGCGACGACGCACGCGGCCGTCCTCTCGTTTGCTCTCGCGGCGAAGTCGGTACCTGACGGATTCGAGACGCCGATTTACGAGCAGCTGCGGACGCTTGCCGAACAGATGACGGAGGGGACGCCGCGCGTCTACGCCGATATCCAGGAGACGTTCGACGGCGCGGATGCGGTTGCAGAGGCGGCCACCGAGATTGCGGCTGCCGATGGTGACGAACTCGAGGCGCTGTATCGCGATGCGGCGACACGGTGGCAGGCCAACGACGCGTCGGGCGGCACGGAAGACGGACGGAAAAGCGAGGCCAGAGAACGCGAGAGGGCGGACGAGGACGGGCGATCGGGTGAGTTCGAGTGA
- a CDS encoding small ribosomal subunit Rsm22 family protein codes for MNDQREAIRSNAKYLRNVRPIDPDEICTYVPDDPHPAVVRQHLREDAVDLGLLERDDGTFVPVTEEPVSPRTEPVRSIPSAYEQRLEDLLVERYGVNWHEDATGDLLRSTIRRFKSNYLAGRPVEYDEDVAAGYAIYHLPGYYAAAQYALDDLAERGRLGRRLRVLDIGAGVGGPAIGLCEYLPDDALLEYHAVEPSSAADILDGLLDETGRNVHSTIHRTTAEAFDPTAVDETGTFDPTLPDDGFDLVLACNVLSELEDPVSVARSALESLAPDGTMLAMAPADKNTSIQLREVERELEDERVGGQDDRRGPVTVYGPTVRLWGTDRPSDRGWTFDARPDLEVPSFQRRLDDATPESDADHAPDEFVNVDVQFSYAMLRLDGARRVDVTLETADWAKMAEMDRHVPNRIDLVAAKLSRSLSAGGGETTGSGRDGGAESQSGSDSSGNSGSRANPVFKISDGSESIDHYAVLTKETSLNRPLLEAEYGDLCSFERALALWNDDEGAYNLVVDGETIVDRIA; via the coding sequence GTGAACGATCAGCGCGAGGCGATCCGCTCGAACGCCAAGTACTTACGAAACGTGCGACCGATCGACCCCGACGAGATCTGTACGTACGTTCCAGACGATCCACATCCCGCGGTCGTTCGACAGCACCTCCGGGAAGACGCCGTCGATCTCGGACTCCTCGAGCGTGACGACGGAACGTTCGTTCCCGTTACCGAGGAACCGGTTTCGCCACGAACCGAGCCGGTCCGTTCGATTCCCAGCGCGTACGAACAGCGGCTCGAGGACCTGCTGGTCGAACGATACGGCGTGAACTGGCACGAAGACGCGACGGGCGATCTCCTCCGGTCGACGATCCGGCGGTTCAAATCGAACTACCTCGCGGGTCGTCCCGTCGAGTACGACGAGGACGTCGCCGCGGGCTATGCGATCTATCACCTCCCCGGATACTACGCCGCCGCCCAGTACGCGCTCGACGATCTGGCCGAACGCGGCCGACTCGGTCGGCGGTTGCGGGTCCTGGACATCGGTGCCGGCGTCGGCGGCCCGGCGATCGGTCTCTGTGAGTATCTGCCCGACGACGCGCTTCTCGAGTATCACGCCGTCGAGCCCAGTTCAGCGGCCGACATCCTCGATGGACTTCTGGACGAAACCGGACGGAACGTTCACTCGACGATTCACCGAACGACCGCCGAGGCGTTCGATCCGACGGCCGTCGACGAGACGGGAACGTTCGACCCGACGCTGCCGGACGACGGCTTCGATCTCGTACTCGCCTGCAACGTCCTGAGCGAACTCGAGGATCCGGTGAGCGTTGCTCGCTCTGCGCTCGAGTCGCTCGCACCGGACGGGACGATGCTCGCGATGGCGCCGGCGGACAAAAACACCAGCATTCAATTGCGCGAGGTCGAGCGAGAACTCGAGGACGAACGCGTCGGCGGTCAGGACGATCGACGAGGACCGGTGACGGTCTACGGGCCGACGGTTCGGCTCTGGGGAACCGACCGTCCGTCGGATCGCGGCTGGACGTTCGACGCCAGGCCGGACCTGGAGGTTCCGTCGTTTCAGCGCCGGCTCGACGACGCAACGCCCGAGTCTGACGCCGACCACGCACCCGACGAGTTCGTCAACGTCGACGTCCAGTTTTCGTACGCTATGCTCCGTCTCGATGGAGCTCGTCGAGTCGACGTAACGCTCGAGACGGCCGATTGGGCGAAGATGGCCGAGATGGACCGGCACGTCCCGAACCGAATCGATCTCGTCGCGGCGAAACTCAGTCGATCGCTGAGTGCTGGGGGAGGGGAAACGACCGGTTCTGGACGTGACGGCGGTGCCGAGTCACAGTCGGGTTCTGACTCGAGCGGCAACTCCGGTTCACGAGCGAATCCGGTGTTCAAGATCAGCGACGGAAGCGAATCGATCGATCACTACGCCGTGCTTACGAAGGAGACGTCGCTCAACCGACCGTTGCTCGAGGCGGAGTACGGCGACCTCTGTTCGTTCGAGCGGGCCCTCGCGCTCTGGAACGACGACGAAGGGGCGTACAATCTGGTCGTCGACGGCGAGACGATCGTCGACCGGATCGCGTGA
- the surE gene encoding 5'/3'-nucleotidase SurE, with amino-acid sequence MSDTLEILLTNDDGIDSTGISALYEALSDHASVTVVAPANDQSACGRSISHEVEVSEHELGYAVHGTPADCVVAGLSELGPDPDLVVSGCNKGANLGEYVLGRSGTIGAAVEAAFFDLPAIATSMYVPVGEAPLSDVDLTTADYAEATRVTTFLAEHGLGSGVFDHAGYLNVNVPPVRGEPSPIEITRPSKRYEMGAERAGGSIRLTDRVWETMDPEVIPDPEGTDRRAVAEGRISVSPLTIPHSTNHHEILDDLVAAYADTVVGVDHLLE; translated from the coding sequence ATGAGCGACACCCTCGAGATCCTGTTGACGAACGACGACGGGATCGACAGCACCGGCATCAGCGCCCTGTACGAGGCGCTTTCCGACCATGCGAGCGTTACGGTCGTCGCGCCGGCAAACGACCAGAGCGCCTGTGGCCGGTCGATCTCACACGAGGTCGAGGTCTCCGAGCACGAACTCGGCTACGCCGTCCACGGAACGCCCGCAGACTGCGTCGTCGCGGGGCTCTCAGAGCTCGGCCCCGATCCGGATCTCGTCGTCTCGGGGTGTAATAAGGGTGCGAACCTCGGTGAGTACGTTCTCGGCCGGTCCGGAACGATCGGTGCCGCCGTCGAAGCCGCCTTCTTCGATCTCCCCGCGATCGCGACTTCCATGTACGTTCCCGTCGGCGAGGCGCCGCTTTCGGACGTCGACCTGACGACGGCGGACTACGCTGAGGCGACGCGCGTAACCACGTTCCTTGCCGAACACGGACTCGGTTCGGGAGTTTTCGATCACGCGGGCTACCTCAACGTCAACGTGCCACCGGTACGCGGTGAGCCTTCCCCGATCGAGATTACCCGTCCCTCGAAGCGATACGAGATGGGTGCAGAACGTGCTGGTGGCTCGATCCGCCTCACCGATCGGGTCTGGGAAACGATGGATCCCGAGGTGATCCCAGATCCGGAAGGAACGGACCGCCGTGCCGTTGCCGAGGGTCGAATCAGCGTCTCTCCGCTGACGATCCCTCACTCGACGAATCACCACGAAATCCTCGACGATCTCGTCGCGGCGTACGCCGACACCGTCGTCGGCGTCGACCACCTCCTCGAGTGA
- a CDS encoding helix-turn-helix transcriptional regulator, with amino-acid sequence MVFSTLWTRLSSLWPGSSAGKVTSEESTAETERESERGESSDRTLSYAEQIEYGVDERDLPDEDKVLRLLVKRGGRIDETTLREETDWRGDHLENVIDRMEDDGQISAITVGRKRVICRRGFEPKGYRSHLNE; translated from the coding sequence ATGGTATTCAGTACACTCTGGACCCGTCTCTCGTCTCTGTGGCCAGGTTCGTCGGCCGGAAAGGTCACGTCCGAGGAGTCCACAGCAGAGACGGAACGGGAATCCGAACGGGGCGAATCGAGCGACAGAACGCTGAGCTATGCCGAGCAGATCGAGTACGGCGTGGACGAACGCGACCTTCCCGACGAGGATAAGGTCCTCCGACTGCTAGTCAAACGGGGCGGTCGAATCGACGAAACGACGCTTCGAGAGGAAACGGACTGGCGCGGAGATCACCTCGAGAACGTAATCGATCGGATGGAAGACGACGGACAAATCAGTGCGATTACCGTCGGCCGGAAGCGAGTGATCTGCCGCCGTGGGTTCGAGCCGAAGGGCTACCGATCACATCTCAACGAATGA
- a CDS encoding DUF1328 domain-containing protein: protein MLELALLFVVIAIIAGALGATGVAGLTMSIAKWLVLLFLVLAVISFVL, encoded by the coding sequence ATGCTCGAACTTGCCCTGTTGTTCGTCGTGATCGCAATCATCGCGGGTGCACTCGGAGCAACCGGTGTGGCCGGACTGACGATGTCTATCGCGAAATGGCTCGTATTACTGTTTCTCGTCCTCGCGGTCATTTCGTTCGTTCTGTAG
- a CDS encoding DUF7124 domain-containing protein: protein MNGGSDMTLAFELEALTELASPESVFEDARGWSEYIGVVSEKPTYVVTNFTRKNRIRQDFFSGPRGKAESLEGVKDQFDTERYVFIGAGEDDSDLAEDVGWEYLGIEDAAESADWVLATSVDSEDEDSDPVRDDWP, encoded by the coding sequence ATGAACGGCGGTAGCGACATGACCCTGGCGTTCGAGCTCGAGGCGCTGACGGAACTCGCCTCACCAGAAAGCGTCTTCGAAGACGCCAGAGGCTGGAGTGAGTACATCGGAGTCGTTTCTGAAAAACCGACCTACGTCGTAACGAACTTCACCAGGAAAAACCGGATCCGACAGGATTTCTTCTCCGGTCCGCGGGGCAAAGCCGAGAGCCTCGAGGGCGTTAAAGATCAGTTCGATACCGAGCGGTACGTCTTTATCGGGGCCGGAGAAGACGACAGCGACCTGGCAGAGGACGTCGGCTGGGAGTACCTCGGCATCGAGGACGCCGCCGAGTCCGCAGACTGGGTGCTGGCGACGAGCGTCGACTCCGAGGACGAAGACAGCGACCCGGTTCGGGACGACTGGCCGTAG
- a CDS encoding DUF7521 family protein, producing the protein MQSELADALLMVMQMAVFALALGLTLISFQSYRTNPSKRLESAFIGFAFLSMGVAVTTIVSQISTSLTVFYIVETIPFIVGFGMLYLSLYR; encoded by the coding sequence ATGCAGAGCGAACTGGCAGACGCGCTCCTCATGGTGATGCAGATGGCGGTCTTCGCGCTCGCGCTGGGCCTGACGCTCATCAGTTTCCAGTCCTACCGAACGAATCCGTCCAAACGCCTCGAGTCCGCGTTCATCGGGTTCGCCTTTCTCAGCATGGGTGTCGCCGTGACGACGATCGTATCACAGATTTCGACGTCGTTGACCGTCTTTTACATCGTAGAGACGATTCCGTTCATCGTCGGCTTCGGGATGCTTTACCTATCGCTGTATAGATAG